A region from the Aegilops tauschii subsp. strangulata cultivar AL8/78 chromosome 5, Aet v6.0, whole genome shotgun sequence genome encodes:
- the LOC109772475 gene encoding uncharacterized protein, which translates to MSRPFPPLFVPLVLLLLTSTSSPATAAAEIAEAPSAVGCSGSAEAASRVVAESCTDDIVRSFFGVRGSDACCRALETAGAGCYRAVFSSSPFADIYPTILGNVCGLAVAPSPGERSYY; encoded by the coding sequence ATGTCCCGGCCATTCCCTCCATTGTTCGTCCCACTGGTCCTGCTGCTGCTAACATCGACCTCGTCGCCGGCCACCGCCGCGGCAGAGatcgcggaggcgccgtccgccGTTGGCTGCAGCGGCAGCGCGGAGGCAGCGTCGCGGGTGGTGGCGGAGAGCTGCACGGACGACATCGTCAGGTCCTTCTTCGGCGTGCGCGGCAGCGACGCCTGCTGCCGCGCGCTGGAGACGGCCGGCGCCGGGTGCTACCGCGCGGTGTTCTCCAGCTCCCCGTTCGCCGATATCTACCCGACCATCCTCGGTAACGTCTGCGGCCTCGCCGTGGCTCCCAGCCCCGGGGAACGATCGTACTACTAG